The Ooceraea biroi isolate clonal line C1 chromosome 1, Obir_v5.4, whole genome shotgun sequence genome has a window encoding:
- the LOC105278009 gene encoding diuretic hormone 44 isoform X2, with protein sequence MNVINLHACTMVLIGILMLTTTINLISSAPLSPYEKRELSDRRPKIFLLPDRAMPELESELLETDNNFGTLRAKRIGSLSIVNNLDVLRQKFLLELARRKALQDQRQINENRLVLDSIGKRSVPEFYETDAASFVKPGTRNGHDWTAPSNRLEWIEEAPGPQDDRMAKVQANELRL encoded by the exons ATGAACGTTATTAACTTACACGCTTGCACGATGGTACTGATCGGCATTCTGATGTTGACGACGACAATCAACCTCATAAGTTCCGCGCCGCTGTCTCCGTACGAGAAGAGGGAACTCTCGGACCGTCGTCCCAAAATTTTCCTACTGCCGGATCGAGCGATGCCAGAATTGGAG AGTGAATTACTGGAAACGGACAACAATTTCGGCACGTTGCGTGCCAAGAGGATTGGCTCTTTGTCGATCGTCAACAATCTGGATGTGCTGAGACAAAAGTTCCTGCTGGAGCTGGCGCGCAGGAAGGCGTTGCAAGATCAGCGGCAGATCAACGAGAATCGCCTCGTCCTCGACAGCATCGGCAAGAGATCCGTGCCCGAGTTTTACGAAACGGACGCCGCTAGCTTCGTGAAACCGGGCACGAGAAACGGCCACGACTGGACCGCGCCGTCCAACAGACTCGAGTGGATCGAGGAGGCTCCGGGACCACAGGACGACCGGATGGCCAag GTGCAGGCTAATGAACTTCGCCTATAG
- the LOC105278009 gene encoding diuretic hormone 44 isoform X1 has translation MAMNVINLHACTMVLIGILMLTTTINLISSAPLSPYEKRELSDRRPKIFLLPDRAMPELESELLETDNNFGTLRAKRIGSLSIVNNLDVLRQKFLLELARRKALQDQRQINENRLVLDSIGKRSVPEFYETDAASFVKPGTRNGHDWTAPSNRLEWIEEAPGPQDDRMAKVQANELRL, from the exons ATGAACGTTATTAACTTACACGCTTGCACGATGGTACTGATCGGCATTCTGATGTTGACGACGACAATCAACCTCATAAGTTCCGCGCCGCTGTCTCCGTACGAGAAGAGGGAACTCTCGGACCGTCGTCCCAAAATTTTCCTACTGCCGGATCGAGCGATGCCAGAATTGGAG AGTGAATTACTGGAAACGGACAACAATTTCGGCACGTTGCGTGCCAAGAGGATTGGCTCTTTGTCGATCGTCAACAATCTGGATGTGCTGAGACAAAAGTTCCTGCTGGAGCTGGCGCGCAGGAAGGCGTTGCAAGATCAGCGGCAGATCAACGAGAATCGCCTCGTCCTCGACAGCATCGGCAAGAGATCCGTGCCCGAGTTTTACGAAACGGACGCCGCTAGCTTCGTGAAACCGGGCACGAGAAACGGCCACGACTGGACCGCGCCGTCCAACAGACTCGAGTGGATCGAGGAGGCTCCGGGACCACAGGACGACCGGATGGCCAag GTGCAGGCTAATGAACTTCGCCTATAG